One genomic region from Acidobacteriota bacterium encodes:
- a CDS encoding nitrite/sulfite reductase, translating to MAVQPLAVQPLSPTIEAELALYQKQIKKYRAGELGETKMQKFRLQFGTYAQRQDGVQMQRIKIPGGYLNADQLTRLADTADRYASGFIHFTTREDAQLYYLQLEDAPALLRELAEVGITTREACGNTVRNITACYRAGVAHDEVFNVYPYAQALFKFLLRNKHNQNMGRKMKFAFEGCAADHSALAFHDLGFHAVIREENGQVQRGFRVHVGGGMGSGPHLAHIYSDFLPVEELFNFTTAVIRIFDRYGERKQRMKARLKFLVQSMGWEKFRAAVDAERAALDPLPPLTDFLEAATTPVLAETATSLNVLNPLTNDLQYQQWARDSVIAHRVENLRGVHVRTKFGDLTSDNARALADLARRYSAGELRVSIEQNLFLPWVRVTDLPGLYAALKTVALADAGAETIADVTACPGADTCRLGIASAKGLGTAISDSFFNGKLAPHFEAHRDLRIKISGCPNGCAQHAVANIGFHAAAVTQNGHNLPAHLLFLGGQANHGKPRAAKVFGRFPARNAINVVEALLTLHDTEKQPGEDFNAFLARIGDQRVKEALEPHKAIPAFEDDPQFYDDYGHENERFTVRSGVRGECAGTTIAEVVPTFDKAHTRLAQTAAYIQHGNYEQALLEAYEAAAAAARVPLYQKLVDPFTSLEALWEFENLFVLSGQTGGSWHALSASFESLKTDSPAELSANAALEQAQEFVSYCEKFAAG from the coding sequence TTGGCAGTCCAACCTCTCGCTGTGCAACCGCTCTCTCCCACCATCGAAGCAGAGTTGGCGCTGTACCAAAAGCAAATCAAAAAATACCGCGCCGGTGAACTGGGTGAAACCAAGATGCAAAAGTTCCGCCTACAGTTCGGTACCTATGCCCAACGGCAAGATGGCGTGCAGATGCAACGCATCAAAATCCCGGGCGGTTATTTGAATGCCGACCAATTGACGCGCCTGGCCGATACCGCCGACCGCTATGCCAGCGGTTTTATCCATTTCACCACGCGCGAAGACGCCCAGCTTTATTACTTGCAATTAGAAGACGCGCCCGCCTTGCTGCGCGAACTCGCCGAAGTCGGGATCACCACGCGCGAGGCTTGCGGCAATACCGTGCGCAACATCACGGCCTGTTACCGCGCAGGCGTTGCGCACGACGAAGTCTTCAACGTTTACCCCTACGCCCAAGCGTTGTTTAAGTTTTTGCTGCGCAACAAACACAACCAGAACATGGGGCGCAAAATGAAATTCGCCTTTGAAGGTTGCGCCGCGGACCACTCCGCGCTGGCCTTTCACGATCTGGGTTTTCACGCCGTCATCCGCGAAGAGAACGGGCAGGTGCAACGCGGCTTCCGCGTGCACGTCGGCGGCGGCATGGGCAGCGGCCCGCACCTTGCGCACATTTACAGCGACTTCCTGCCGGTCGAAGAGCTGTTCAATTTCACGACGGCGGTGATTCGCATCTTCGATCGCTACGGCGAGCGCAAGCAGCGGATGAAAGCGCGCCTGAAGTTTCTGGTGCAATCCATGGGCTGGGAAAAGTTTCGCGCGGCGGTGGATGCCGAACGTGCGGCCCTCGATCCGCTGCCGCCGTTGACAGATTTTTTGGAAGCAGCCACCACACCGGTGCTGGCCGAAACTGCGACCTCGCTCAACGTGCTGAACCCACTGACGAATGACCTGCAGTATCAGCAATGGGCGCGCGATTCGGTCATCGCCCATCGCGTCGAAAACCTGCGCGGCGTGCACGTGCGCACCAAGTTCGGTGACCTTACGTCTGATAACGCCCGTGCATTAGCTGACCTCGCGCGCCGATACAGCGCTGGCGAACTGCGCGTTTCGATTGAACAAAATCTATTTCTGCCCTGGGTGCGTGTGACTGACTTGCCGGGATTGTACGCCGCGCTCAAAACCGTTGCGCTGGCGGATGCCGGAGCCGAAACCATCGCCGATGTGACGGCTTGCCCCGGCGCTGACACCTGCCGCCTGGGCATCGCCTCGGCCAAAGGGCTGGGTACAGCTATTTCCGATTCGTTTTTCAACGGCAAGCTCGCGCCGCATTTTGAAGCGCACCGCGACTTGCGCATCAAAATCTCCGGCTGCCCGAATGGTTGCGCACAACACGCCGTGGCCAACATCGGCTTTCACGCCGCTGCCGTCACACAGAACGGACACAATCTGCCCGCGCATCTGCTTTTCCTGGGCGGCCAAGCCAATCACGGCAAGCCGCGCGCGGCCAAAGTCTTTGGCCGCTTCCCAGCCCGCAATGCCATCAACGTCGTCGAAGCCTTGCTGACTTTGCACGACACCGAAAAGCAACCGGGCGAGGATTTCAACGCCTTCCTCGCGCGCATCGGCGATCAGCGTGTGAAAGAAGCGCTTGAGCCGCACAAAGCGATCCCGGCCTTTGAGGACGATCCACAGTTTTATGACGATTATGGGCATGAGAATGAGCGCTTCACCGTGCGCTCCGGCGTGCGCGGCGAATGCGCTGGCACGACCATTGCCGAAGTCGTTCCCACCTTCGACAAAGCCCACACGCGGCTGGCGCAGACGGCGGCGTATATTCAACACGGCAACTACGAACAAGCCTTGCTCGAAGCTTATGAAGCCGCCGCCGCCGCCGCCCGCGTGCCGCTCTATCAAAAGCTGGTTGACCCGTTCACTTCGTTGGAAGCCTTGTGGGAATTTGAAAACCTGTTCGTGCTTTCCGGTCAAACCGGCGGTTCCTGGCACGCCTTGTCCGCCAGCTTCGAGAGCCTGAAAACCGACAGCCCCGCTGAACTCAGCGCGAACGCGGCGTTGGAGCAGGCGCAGGAATTTGTCAGTTACTGCGAAAAATTCGCTGCCGGTTGA
- a CDS encoding zinc-dependent metalloprotease has translation MKKIARQCYALLLGGAIGMALAGGAGVLAQDPPAGGGQERPAGAAGGGFGQQREPEIKPYDKVITKEAKSDEGVFTVHRIKDKLYYEIPKQELGKEFLWVSQIARTTLGVGYGGQAMGNRVVKWERRDNRVLLRSVSYEVVADPKEPVAKAVQAANNNAIIMSFFVEALGKDDAPVIEVTRLFTTEVTEFNAKARLRARVFDASRSFLERTVSFPTNIEIEATHTFSNPADATPAGPAAPPNPFQGAGMGTGSASVVMHYSMVKLPEKPMQPRLFDERVGYFTTRQMDYSKDEHRAPQRTFITRWRLEKKDPSLALSEPVKPIIYYIDPATPTKWVPYLKKGIEDWQPAFEEAGFKRAIIAMEAPKDDPDWSPEDARYSVIRWLPSTIENASGPHIHDPRTGEILESDIQFYHNVMNLARDWYFTQVGPLDPRAQKLPFPDDLMGELIRYVVAHEVGHTLGFQHNMKASSLYPIEKVHDREWVKKMGHTPTLMDYSRFNYVAQPEDKIAVEDLIPKIGPYDKWATMWGYKPIPEAGSADAEKKTLDQWACAQDSTPWLRFSTAKSRGADPGENTEAVGDADAVKATEFGVKNLKRVANMLLAASSTETGEPYDELDELYGRMLGQWRLEMGHVTQLVGGFWSQQKHIGQQGVLFTPVPKEKQAEAVRFLNDNAFTTPMWMVKPEILRRIETNGVTDRLKTAQQGLLNQLLSSARFARLTEQEALDGNKAYRAVDMLADLRKGVWSELNGTGALKVEVFRRNLQRTYLEVLAEKLNGRNAVTDEQRPLIRGELRALSAEVTRAIPRATERATRAHLEDARDQIAKILDPKFAQPAPTTPALGGFGRGGFEDWNDLQCWPDYSIRNPRQ, from the coding sequence ATGAAAAAGATTGCCAGGCAATGTTATGCGTTACTGCTCGGCGGGGCCATCGGCATGGCACTCGCGGGCGGCGCGGGCGTTTTGGCGCAAGACCCACCCGCAGGCGGCGGCCAGGAACGCCCGGCTGGCGCGGCGGGCGGCGGTTTCGGCCAGCAACGTGAACCGGAAATCAAACCCTATGACAAGGTCATCACTAAAGAGGCCAAATCGGATGAAGGCGTCTTCACCGTGCATCGCATCAAGGACAAGCTCTATTACGAAATCCCCAAGCAGGAACTGGGCAAGGAATTTTTGTGGGTCAGCCAGATCGCGCGCACAACGTTGGGTGTGGGCTATGGCGGCCAGGCGATGGGCAATCGCGTCGTCAAATGGGAGCGTCGCGACAATCGTGTGCTGTTGCGCAGCGTTTCGTATGAAGTGGTCGCCGACCCGAAAGAGCCGGTAGCCAAGGCCGTGCAGGCGGCCAATAACAACGCCATCATCATGTCGTTCTTTGTCGAAGCCCTCGGCAAAGATGATGCGCCAGTGATTGAAGTGACGCGGCTTTTCACGACTGAAGTCACCGAATTCAACGCGAAAGCACGCTTGCGCGCGCGCGTGTTCGACGCCTCCCGTTCATTCCTCGAACGCACCGTTTCCTTCCCCACCAACATCGAGATCGAAGCGACGCATACGTTCAGCAATCCAGCCGATGCCACACCCGCAGGCCCCGCCGCGCCGCCCAACCCCTTTCAAGGCGCAGGCATGGGCACGGGCAGCGCTTCGGTGGTGATGCATTACTCGATGGTCAAACTGCCTGAGAAGCCGATGCAGCCACGCCTGTTCGATGAGCGCGTCGGCTACTTCACGACACGGCAGATGGATTACAGCAAAGACGAACATCGTGCGCCGCAACGCACCTTCATTACGCGCTGGCGTTTGGAAAAGAAAGACCCAAGCCTAGCGTTATCAGAACCAGTTAAACCGATCATCTATTACATTGACCCGGCCACGCCGACGAAATGGGTTCCCTACTTGAAAAAAGGCATCGAGGATTGGCAACCGGCCTTTGAAGAAGCCGGATTCAAACGCGCCATCATCGCAATGGAGGCACCCAAAGATGATCCCGATTGGAGCCCTGAAGATGCGCGTTACTCGGTGATTCGCTGGCTGCCGTCCACGATTGAAAACGCTTCAGGGCCGCACATTCACGACCCGCGCACGGGCGAGATTTTGGAATCGGACATCCAGTTCTATCACAACGTGATGAACCTGGCGCGCGACTGGTACTTCACGCAGGTTGGCCCACTCGATCCGCGCGCGCAGAAACTTCCCTTCCCGGATGACCTGATGGGCGAGTTGATCCGTTATGTCGTCGCGCACGAAGTCGGGCACACGCTCGGGTTTCAACACAATATGAAAGCCAGTTCGCTGTATCCAATTGAAAAAGTCCACGACCGCGAATGGGTCAAGAAAATGGGCCACACGCCGACGTTGATGGATTACTCCCGCTTCAATTATGTCGCGCAACCCGAAGACAAAATTGCCGTCGAAGACCTGATCCCCAAAATCGGGCCGTATGACAAATGGGCGACGATGTGGGGTTACAAACCCATCCCCGAAGCCGGTTCCGCCGACGCCGAGAAAAAGACGCTGGATCAATGGGCGTGTGCGCAAGACAGTACGCCCTGGCTGCGTTTCTCGACAGCTAAATCGCGCGGTGCCGACCCAGGCGAAAATACCGAAGCAGTGGGCGATGCCGACGCCGTCAAAGCCACTGAATTCGGCGTGAAGAATCTGAAGCGCGTGGCGAATATGCTGCTGGCCGCTTCTTCGACTGAAACGGGCGAACCATACGATGAGCTGGATGAATTGTATGGCCGGATGCTCGGCCAATGGCGGTTGGAGATGGGACACGTCACCCAGTTAGTGGGCGGGTTCTGGTCACAGCAAAAACACATCGGTCAGCAAGGTGTGTTGTTCACGCCAGTGCCCAAAGAGAAACAAGCCGAAGCCGTGCGTTTCCTGAATGACAATGCTTTCACCACGCCAATGTGGATGGTCAAGCCTGAAATTTTGCGGCGCATTGAAACCAACGGCGTCACAGATCGCCTCAAGACCGCACAGCAGGGCTTACTCAATCAATTACTGAGTTCTGCGCGCTTTGCCCGGTTAACCGAGCAAGAGGCGTTGGACGGTAACAAGGCTTATCGCGCTGTTGATATGCTGGCCGATCTGCGCAAAGGCGTGTGGAGCGAGTTGAACGGCACAGGCGCGTTGAAAGTTGAGGTGTTCCGCCGCAATTTGCAACGCACCTACCTGGAAGTCTTGGCCGAAAAACTAAATGGTCGTAACGCGGTGACCGACGAACAACGCCCGCTCATTCGCGGTGAGTTGCGCGCGCTAAGCGCCGAAGTTACACGGGCCATCCCCCGTGCCACCGAACGCGCGACACGCGCGCATTTGGAAGACGCGCGTGATCAAATTGCCAAAATTCTCGATCCCAAATTTGCCCAGCCAGCGCCAACTACGCCGGCCTTGGGTGGATTTGGGCGCGGCGGGTTTGAGGATTGGAACGACCTGCAATGCTGGCCGGATTATTCAATTCGTAATCCGCGTCAGTAA
- a CDS encoding ParB/RepB/Spo0J family partition protein has product MRHDRHYVEELASLRGAPIGRMIPIDRLEPNPQQPRIEFGDLEELIASIREKGVLEPLLVRPSQVGGRFMIISGERRFRAAREVGLTELPCIEMDVDDRAVAEIALIENLQRKDLTAFEEAEGLQVLAERFDYTHDEIAKKIGKSRSTVTEALTIATLPNDVKEQCRRADISSKSLLLQVVRQPNIEIMRQFVTRIAEQGLTRDEARKARSKKQPRSQPFVYRYQAANREFVLEVKFKRSSVSRDELMKAMQVALEDAEQRTE; this is encoded by the coding sequence ATGCGGCACGATCGCCATTATGTGGAAGAGTTGGCTTCCTTACGGGGAGCGCCGATTGGTCGCATGATTCCGATTGACCGGCTTGAACCAAATCCGCAACAGCCAAGGATTGAATTCGGCGACCTCGAAGAATTGATTGCTTCGATCCGTGAAAAAGGCGTTTTGGAACCATTGTTGGTGCGTCCCTCGCAAGTCGGCGGGCGGTTCATGATCATTTCAGGCGAGCGGCGCTTTCGGGCAGCGCGGGAAGTCGGCTTGACCGAACTCCCCTGTATCGAAATGGACGTAGACGACCGCGCCGTCGCCGAGATTGCGCTCATTGAGAACCTGCAACGTAAGGACCTCACCGCCTTTGAAGAAGCTGAGGGCTTACAGGTATTGGCTGAGCGCTTTGACTACACCCATGACGAAATTGCCAAAAAAATTGGCAAGTCGCGTTCGACGGTCACTGAAGCGCTTACCATTGCCACCCTGCCGAACGATGTAAAGGAGCAATGTCGTCGTGCCGACATTAGCTCTAAGTCGCTGCTCTTACAAGTAGTTCGCCAGCCGAATATAGAAATTATGCGCCAATTTGTCACGCGCATTGCCGAGCAAGGTTTGACGCGTGATGAGGCGCGCAAAGCCCGTTCAAAAAAACAGCCCCGCTCACAACCATTTGTTTACCGCTACCAAGCTGCCAATCGGGAATTCGTGTTGGAAGTAAAGTTCAAGCGTTCCAGTGTATCTCGTGACGAATTGATGAAGGCAATGCAAGTTGCATTGGAAGATGCCGAGCAGCGCACTGAATGA
- a CDS encoding ParA family protein — protein MQGLKIAIANQKGGVGKTTTALNLAAAMAQKGKRVLLADLDPQANSTISFLDLQEVDLSAYDLLTEPSLPFSEVVKRTKIETLDILPARISLAKLEGKLVGELDAPFRLKDRLDPVTRNYDVVVIDTPPTLGLITVNALVASTHLIIPIQSSYFALEGTDDLLETVERIKARPNPQLEVLGVLVTLHDKRTTLSKDIFDQICQVFGDKVFETTISRSVRLEESPAYRESIFTFAPNSSGAIEYAKLCEEVLRRVS, from the coding sequence TTGCAAGGATTAAAGATTGCCATTGCCAACCAAAAAGGCGGTGTTGGGAAAACCACAACCGCGCTTAATTTGGCGGCCGCTATGGCTCAAAAAGGGAAGCGAGTGCTTTTGGCTGATCTTGATCCTCAGGCCAACAGTACCATTTCTTTCCTTGACTTACAGGAAGTTGATCTCTCAGCTTATGATTTATTGACTGAGCCTTCATTACCTTTTTCCGAAGTCGTCAAGCGCACCAAAATCGAGACCCTTGATATATTGCCGGCTCGGATCAGCCTAGCTAAACTCGAAGGCAAATTGGTTGGGGAACTTGATGCACCTTTCCGGCTCAAAGATCGGCTTGACCCGGTCACGCGCAATTATGATGTCGTCGTGATTGATACCCCGCCCACTCTTGGTCTCATCACGGTGAATGCATTAGTGGCCTCCACGCATCTTATTATCCCGATTCAGTCGTCCTACTTTGCACTTGAAGGAACAGACGATCTGTTGGAAACAGTAGAGCGCATTAAAGCGCGCCCAAATCCGCAGCTAGAAGTCTTAGGTGTGCTAGTGACTTTGCATGATAAGCGAACGACACTATCAAAAGACATTTTCGATCAAATCTGCCAGGTGTTCGGAGATAAAGTATTTGAGACTACCATCTCACGTTCCGTGAGATTGGAAGAGAGCCCTGCGTACCGCGAATCCATTTTCACCTTCGCACCCAACTCCAGTGGTGCTATCGAATACGCTAAACTTTGCGAAGAGGTATTACGTCGTGTCAGTTAA
- a CDS encoding bifunctional nuclease family protein: MEREMKIRGLLMDPTTNSPIVLLKDLESEMMLPIWVGPFEANSIASEIEKIAPQRPMTHDLLKNVITELGGYIKRVIVTELKDNTFYAVIEVAVNDSDVFIDSRPSDAIALALRADCPIFVREEVIQASHHAQAENSDEDLDADEEVEWPEEIGDISDYKM; the protein is encoded by the coding sequence ATGGAAAGAGAGATGAAGATACGCGGCTTATTGATGGACCCGACCACCAACTCGCCAATCGTTCTGCTCAAGGACCTGGAAAGCGAAATGATGCTGCCTATTTGGGTTGGCCCCTTTGAGGCGAATTCAATCGCTTCTGAGATAGAGAAAATAGCCCCTCAACGCCCGATGACGCACGACCTTTTAAAGAATGTCATCACTGAACTGGGTGGCTATATTAAGCGTGTAATCGTAACTGAATTAAAAGACAACACCTTTTATGCGGTAATCGAAGTTGCGGTAAACGATTCAGACGTTTTTATTGACTCTCGTCCCAGTGACGCAATCGCGCTGGCTTTGCGGGCCGATTGTCCTATTTTTGTGCGCGAAGAAGTAATTCAAGCGTCACATCACGCCCAAGCTGAGAATTCAGATGAAGATTTAGACGCCGATGAAGAGGTCGAATGGCCTGAGGAAATAGGTGATATTAGCGATTATAAGATGTAG